Proteins encoded together in one Janthinobacterium tructae window:
- the hemC gene encoding hydroxymethylbilane synthase, giving the protein MKASELTPNELNIPARLVIATRESRLAMWQAEHVRARLAALYPQCSVEILGMTTRGDQILDRALSKVGGKGLFVKELEVAMEEGRADLAVHSLKDVPMELPEGYSLAAILEREDPRDAFVSNDYASLAELPHGAVVGTSSLRRQSLIAARYPHLTILPLRGNLDTRLGKLDRGDYAAIILAAAGLKRLGLASRIRAVLAPEDSLPAAGQGAMAIEIRSGRVDGADLVRLLAPLNHTATAQAVTAERKVSKIFGGSCQIPLAAFATVEGEQMRLRAMVATPDGARMASADVSGPAGAPEQLGEQVAELLRGQDAAGILASCAVTPDNHEGLAPHA; this is encoded by the coding sequence TTGAAAGCATCCGAATTGACCCCGAACGAATTGAATATTCCTGCCCGCCTGGTGATCGCCACGCGCGAGAGCCGCCTTGCCATGTGGCAAGCGGAACACGTGCGTGCGCGCCTGGCCGCCCTGTATCCGCAGTGTAGCGTTGAAATTCTCGGCATGACCACACGCGGCGACCAGATTCTGGACCGCGCCCTGTCCAAGGTAGGCGGCAAGGGCCTGTTCGTCAAGGAGCTGGAAGTGGCGATGGAAGAAGGCCGCGCCGACCTGGCCGTGCATTCGCTGAAAGACGTGCCGATGGAGTTGCCTGAAGGCTATAGCCTGGCCGCCATCCTCGAGCGCGAAGACCCGCGCGACGCGTTCGTGTCGAACGACTACGCCAGCCTGGCCGAGTTGCCGCACGGCGCCGTGGTCGGCACCAGCAGCCTGCGCCGCCAGTCGCTGATCGCCGCGCGCTACCCGCACCTGACGATCCTGCCCCTGCGCGGCAACCTCGATACGCGTTTGGGCAAACTGGACCGTGGCGATTACGCCGCCATCATCCTGGCCGCCGCCGGCCTGAAACGCCTGGGCCTGGCATCGCGCATCCGCGCCGTGCTGGCGCCGGAAGACAGCCTGCCGGCCGCAGGGCAGGGCGCCATGGCGATCGAAATCCGCAGCGGCCGCGTTGACGGCGCCGACCTGGTGCGCCTGCTGGCGCCGCTGAACCACACGGCCACGGCGCAAGCCGTCACGGCCGAGCGCAAGGTGTCGAAGATTTTCGGCGGCAGCTGCCAGATTCCGCTGGCCGCCTTTGCCACCGTCGAGGGCGAACAGATGCGCTTGCGCGCCATGGTCGCCACGCCGGACGGCGCGCGCATGGCCAGCGCCGACGTGAGCGGCCCGGCCGGCGCGCCGGAACAGCTGGGCGAGCAAGTGGCCGAATTGCTGCGCGGCCAGGACGCCGCCGGCATCCTCGCCTCGTGCGCGGTCACGCCCGACAACCATGAAGGCCTGGCGCCGCATGCCTGA
- a CDS encoding uroporphyrinogen-III synthase codes for MKAWRRMPDSVVITRPAAQAGPLAAKIAALGWPVTLLPLLEIHALDGEDECAQLQAVLARLADYDLVAFVSPNAIDCVFAHLAVWPPGVPLAVVGEGSKMALAAHGVTHANASITSPFDTARSDSEHLLLALDLPALRGKRVLIVRGDGGRDYLADGLRAAGAEVEFVTAYRRKVPTLTPALRATLENLLQHNNEWIITSSEALRGLLALLGEMGDEKMAVVKMQQQHLIVPHARIAQTAAALGFARVTLTGSGDAGVLAALQSRP; via the coding sequence ATGAAGGCCTGGCGCCGCATGCCTGACAGCGTGGTGATCACGCGGCCTGCGGCGCAGGCAGGGCCGCTGGCCGCTAAAATTGCGGCGCTGGGCTGGCCCGTGACCCTGCTGCCGCTGCTGGAAATCCACGCGCTTGACGGCGAGGACGAATGCGCGCAGCTGCAAGCCGTGCTGGCGCGCCTGGCCGACTACGACCTGGTGGCGTTTGTTTCGCCCAACGCCATCGATTGCGTCTTTGCGCACCTGGCCGTCTGGCCGCCTGGCGTGCCGCTGGCCGTGGTGGGAGAGGGCAGCAAGATGGCCTTGGCCGCGCATGGCGTCACGCACGCCAACGCCAGCATCACCAGCCCGTTTGACACGGCGCGCAGCGATTCCGAACATCTGTTGCTGGCGCTGGACTTGCCGGCCCTGCGCGGCAAGCGCGTGCTGATCGTGCGCGGCGACGGCGGACGCGACTACCTGGCTGACGGCTTGCGCGCGGCCGGCGCTGAAGTCGAGTTCGTCACGGCTTACCGCCGCAAGGTGCCAACGCTGACGCCGGCCTTGCGCGCGACCCTGGAAAACCTGTTGCAGCATAATAATGAATGGATCATCACCAGCTCGGAAGCGCTGCGCGGTTTGCTGGCGCTGCTGGGCGAAATGGGCGATGAAAAGATGGCTGTTGTGAAAATGCAACAGCAGCATTTGATCGTGCCGCACGCGCGCATTGCACAAACGGCGGCGGCCCTGGGTTTTGCCCGTGTCACCTTGACAGGATCAGGCGACGCAGGAGTGCTCGCCGCGTTACAATCACGACCATGA
- the ppc gene encoding phosphoenolpyruvate carboxylase, with amino-acid sequence MLNDAVAPEIVPAAGSDKDAPLKEDIRLLGRLLGDVLREQEGDAVFNVVETIRQTSVRFRREADAGAALELDAMLKELSREQTISVVRAFSYFSHLANIAEDQHHIRRRRAHLLAGSPAQKGSISFALKKLRAAGVPRKTVDTFFQEALIAPVLTAHPTEVQRKSILDAEHDIARLLAERDLPQTPKERHANMQLLRSRVSTLWQTRMLRYSKLTVADEIENALSYYRITFLRELPGLYDDIEDDIAAEYPNGDGTIEPINAAYVQMGSWIGGDRDGNPNVNAGTMQHALARHATTILDFYLDEVHALGAELSVSTLMVGVSAELQALADQSPDASPHRSDEPYRRALIGIYARLAATARALGATNILRKEVGPAAAYPDAGAFVADLRTIVASLESHHGAALVRPRLATLARAADIFGFHLASLDMRQTSDVHERVLADLFAHSGVAADYTSLSEEDKQTLLLSELAQPRLLYSPYIAYATETDSELAILRAARDIRQRYGARAIRNYIISHTETVSDLLEVLLLQKETGLLRTDWKAADDGESTCELMVIPLFETIPDLQRAAGIMSEVMALPLVKQLIAKQGQLQEVMLGYSDSNKDGGFLTSNWELYKAELALVSDFQKAGVKLRLFHGRGGTVGRGGGPSYEAILAQPPGTVNGQIRLTEQGEIIASKFSNAEIGRRNLELLVAATLEASLAPQAANPAHASELAQFEAVMAQLSDLAYHAYRHLVYETPGFTEYFFSATPIAEIAELNLGSRPASRKANQRIEDLRAIPWGFSWGQCRLLLPGWFGFGSAIEAWIDQADGASKDEKIATLRAMYAEWPFFATLLSNMDMVLAKTDLAIASRYAELVADQDLRERIYKRITDEHGNTLRCLELITGNTERLAGNPLLARSIQNRFAYLDPLNHLQVELIKRNRALSAESKIDERVHRGIQLSINGVAAGLRNTG; translated from the coding sequence ATGCTCAATGACGCAGTAGCACCAGAAATAGTTCCAGCGGCCGGTTCCGACAAGGACGCGCCACTGAAAGAAGATATCCGCCTGCTGGGCCGCCTGCTGGGCGACGTGTTGCGCGAGCAGGAAGGCGACGCCGTCTTCAATGTGGTGGAAACCATACGCCAGACGTCCGTGCGCTTCCGCCGCGAAGCGGACGCCGGCGCCGCGCTGGAACTCGACGCCATGCTGAAAGAACTGAGCCGCGAACAGACGATTTCCGTGGTGCGCGCCTTTTCCTATTTTTCACACCTGGCCAACATTGCGGAAGATCAACACCACATCCGCCGCCGCCGCGCCCACCTGCTGGCCGGCTCGCCAGCGCAAAAGGGCAGCATCAGCTTCGCGCTGAAAAAACTGCGCGCCGCCGGCGTGCCGCGCAAGACGGTCGACACCTTCTTCCAGGAGGCGCTGATCGCCCCTGTGCTGACCGCCCACCCGACGGAAGTGCAGCGCAAGAGCATTCTCGACGCCGAGCACGACATCGCCCGCCTGCTGGCCGAGCGCGACCTGCCGCAGACGCCGAAAGAGCGGCACGCCAACATGCAGCTGCTGCGCTCGCGCGTCTCCACCCTGTGGCAGACGCGCATGCTGCGCTACTCGAAGCTGACGGTGGCCGACGAGATCGAAAACGCCCTGTCCTACTACCGCATCACCTTCCTGCGCGAACTGCCGGGCCTGTATGACGACATCGAGGACGATATCGCCGCCGAGTACCCGAACGGCGACGGCACCATCGAACCGATCAATGCCGCCTACGTGCAGATGGGCAGCTGGATCGGCGGCGACCGCGACGGCAACCCGAACGTGAATGCGGGCACCATGCAGCACGCGCTGGCACGCCACGCCACCACCATCCTCGACTTTTACCTCGACGAAGTGCACGCGCTGGGCGCGGAATTGTCCGTCTCGACCCTGATGGTGGGCGTCAGCGCCGAATTGCAGGCACTGGCCGACCAGTCGCCGGACGCCTCGCCGCATCGCAGCGATGAACCGTACCGCCGCGCCCTGATCGGCATCTATGCGCGCCTGGCCGCCACCGCCCGCGCGCTGGGCGCCACCAATATCCTGCGCAAGGAAGTGGGGCCGGCGGCCGCCTATCCGGACGCGGGCGCGTTTGTCGCCGACTTGCGCACCATCGTCGCCTCGCTCGAATCGCACCACGGCGCGGCCCTGGTGCGCCCGCGCCTGGCCACCCTGGCGCGCGCGGCCGACATCTTCGGTTTCCACCTTGCTTCGCTTGACATGCGCCAGACGTCCGACGTGCACGAGCGCGTGCTGGCCGACCTGTTCGCGCACAGCGGCGTGGCCGCCGATTACACGTCGCTGTCCGAGGAAGACAAGCAGACACTGCTGCTGAGCGAACTGGCCCAGCCGCGGCTGCTGTACTCGCCCTACATCGCCTACGCCACGGAAACGGATTCCGAGCTGGCGATCCTGCGCGCGGCGCGCGACATCCGTCAGCGCTACGGCGCGCGGGCCATCCGCAACTACATCATTTCGCACACCGAAACCGTGTCCGACCTGCTGGAAGTGTTACTGCTGCAAAAGGAAACGGGCTTGCTGCGCACCGACTGGAAGGCAGCAGACGACGGCGAGAGCACGTGCGAGCTGATGGTCATTCCCCTGTTCGAAACGATCCCCGACCTGCAGCGCGCGGCCGGCATCATGAGCGAGGTCATGGCCTTGCCTTTGGTCAAGCAATTGATCGCCAAGCAGGGACAATTGCAGGAAGTCATGCTCGGCTATTCCGATTCGAACAAGGATGGCGGTTTCCTCACATCGAACTGGGAACTGTACAAGGCGGAACTGGCGCTGGTGTCCGACTTCCAGAAGGCCGGCGTCAAGCTGCGCCTGTTCCATGGGCGCGGCGGCACGGTAGGACGCGGCGGCGGACCCAGCTACGAAGCCATCCTGGCCCAGCCGCCGGGCACCGTCAACGGCCAGATCCGCCTGACGGAACAGGGCGAAATCATCGCCTCGAAGTTTTCCAACGCGGAAATCGGCCGGCGCAACCTGGAATTGCTGGTCGCCGCCACCCTCGAAGCGAGCCTGGCGCCGCAGGCGGCCAATCCCGCGCACGCAAGCGAGCTGGCGCAGTTCGAAGCCGTGATGGCGCAGCTGTCGGACCTGGCTTATCACGCCTACCGCCACCTCGTGTATGAAACGCCGGGTTTTACGGAGTACTTCTTCTCGGCCACGCCAATTGCGGAAATCGCCGAGCTGAACCTCGGTTCGCGCCCCGCCTCGCGCAAGGCCAACCAGCGCATCGAAGACTTGCGCGCCATTCCCTGGGGCTTTTCCTGGGGCCAGTGCCGCTTGCTGCTGCCGGGCTGGTTCGGTTTCGGCAGCGCCATCGAGGCCTGGATCGACCAGGCCGACGGCGCGTCGAAAGATGAAAAAATCGCCACCCTGCGCGCCATGTACGCCGAATGGCCGTTCTTTGCCACCCTGCTGTCGAACATGGACATGGTGCTGGCCAAGACGGACCTGGCGATTGCCTCGCGCTATGCGGAACTGGTGGCAGACCAGGACTTGCGCGAACGCATCTACAAGCGCATCACGGACGAGCATGGCAACACCTTGCGCTGCCTGGAGCTGATCACCGGCAACACGGAGCGCCTGGCGGGCAATCCGCTGCTGGCCCGCTCGATCCAGAACCGCTTCGCCTATCTCGACCCGCTGAACCACTTGCAGGTGGAATTGATCAAGCGCAACCGCGCCCTGTCGGCGGAAAGCAAGATCGACGAAAGGGTCCACCGCGGCATCCAGCTGTCGATCAACGGCGTGGCGGCCGGTCTGCGCAACACGGGCTGA
- a CDS encoding heme biosynthesis protein HemY has product MAAAIGIAVTARFNPGNVVLFYPPYRIDLSLNFFLLLQVVLFVLLYLLVRAVRGTVRMPAQVAAYRQRKRERDGNKGLREALKALFEGRFGHAEKAALRAAELEENAGLAALIGARAAHRMRQSERRDSWLARVEGDASLKTARLMTVTELLVDDHQPEAALAAVRELNASGTRHIHALQWSLKAEQQAKNWPEVLRLVRSLDKHRALHPALSSRLRELAYDHLLSDPSHDAESLMRVWSTVPSSDRVKPYIACRAATALNARSLHDEARLVCEESLAADWDERVVRAYREAAAPAGTPALLLQIEHCEQWMKQRPLDAELALTLGTLCLKQKLWGKAQRHLEQALSDANEPQMVRDAHLKLAQMHDALQQTEQAAAHYRQCALATIL; this is encoded by the coding sequence ATGGCCGCGGCGATCGGTATCGCCGTGACGGCCCGTTTCAACCCCGGCAACGTGGTGCTGTTCTATCCGCCGTACCGCATCGATTTGTCGCTGAACTTCTTCCTGCTGCTGCAGGTCGTGCTGTTCGTGCTGCTATACCTGCTGGTGCGCGCCGTGCGCGGCACCGTGCGCATGCCGGCGCAAGTGGCGGCCTACCGCCAGCGCAAGCGTGAGCGCGATGGCAACAAGGGCTTGCGCGAAGCCTTGAAAGCCCTGTTCGAAGGCCGTTTCGGGCATGCCGAGAAGGCCGCCCTGCGCGCCGCCGAGCTGGAAGAAAATGCCGGCCTGGCCGCGCTGATCGGCGCGCGCGCCGCGCACCGCATGCGCCAGTCCGAGCGCCGCGACAGCTGGCTGGCCCGTGTCGAAGGCGATGCCAGCCTGAAAACGGCCCGTTTGATGACGGTGACGGAATTGCTGGTCGACGACCACCAGCCGGAAGCGGCCCTGGCGGCCGTGCGCGAGCTCAATGCCAGCGGCACGCGCCATATCCACGCGCTGCAATGGTCGCTGAAGGCCGAGCAGCAGGCGAAGAACTGGCCGGAAGTGCTGCGTCTCGTGCGTTCGCTCGACAAGCACCGCGCCCTGCATCCGGCCCTGTCGTCGCGCCTGCGCGAGCTGGCCTACGACCATTTGCTGTCCGACCCCTCGCATGACGCCGAATCGCTGATGCGCGTCTGGTCCACCGTGCCCAGCAGCGACCGGGTCAAGCCGTATATCGCCTGCCGTGCCGCCACGGCCCTGAATGCGCGCAGCCTGCACGATGAGGCGCGCCTCGTGTGCGAAGAGTCGCTGGCCGCCGACTGGGACGAGCGCGTCGTGCGCGCCTACCGCGAAGCGGCGGCGCCCGCCGGCACGCCGGCCCTGCTGCTGCAGATCGAGCATTGCGAGCAATGGATGAAACAGCGTCCGCTCGATGCGGAACTGGCGCTGACCCTGGGCACCCTGTGCCTCAAGCAAAAACTGTGGGGCAAGGCCCAGCGCCACCTGGAGCAGGCTTTGTCCGACGCGAACGAGCCGCAAATGGTGCGCGATGCTCACCTGAAGCTGGCGCAGATGCACGATGCCTTGCAGCAGACGGAACAGGCTGCAGCGCATTACCGGCAGTGCGCGCTGGCCACCATCCTGTAA
- a CDS encoding membrane-bound PQQ-dependent dehydrogenase, glucose/quinate/shikimate family: protein MMIPSFRPGPLLKVTGVIFVLFGLALLGGGIWLATLGGSWYYLLAGIGMLIAGVLVFKGKRSAQAFMALLLIATLIWSVIEVKFDWWQLLPRLDIWFVAAVWLLLPFVSRRLAPPAAQKQPQAGKTALCAAVALTVIAGVIALFQDYHDLHGDVPAENMAATASGDLAPGVEHNDWSAYGRSGYGDRYAPAAQITPANISGLKEAWTYHTGDFKGPNDPGEIANEVTPLKVNDMLYLCTPHNIVIALNPDTGKEIWRHDPKINRDAASYQHMICRGVAYWDVNAGRAKNNPAPEAASMECPRRILAPTMDGTMIAVNADTGESCKSFGNNGVVNLYKNMAMIKRGFLMPTSPPAVAQNVAVIAASVTDNHSTEEPSGVIRGYDPVTGKLLWNWDPATPEDTKPFPEGKNYTNNSPNSWGVASIDEKLGMVYIPMGNETPDTWGGNRNKNGEKFNSAIVALDLATGKVRWVYQTVHHDIWDMDIGGQPSLVDIDTPKGKVPSVVATTKRGDIYVIDRRDGSLVVPAPEKPVPTSNPAAGDTLSPTQPFSALTFLPERNISEADMWGTTPFDQLACRIIFKERRYEGPFTPQTAGKGAVISPGPLGIFEWGGAAIDPVRQLLIVNPDYMGFLEKLVPRAETTAKGGTGGEMGLQPQTGVPFAVEIKAFLSPLGFPCQAPPWGYVAAVDLRTMKKVWMHKNGTTRDSGPVPIPLPLGVPSLGGMVTTGGGVTFLSSTLDYYIRGYDVSNGKVLWKARLPAGGQATPMSYVSNKSGRQFVVVMAGGHGSLGTKMSDTLIAYALPEGTAVPKK from the coding sequence ATGATGATTCCCTCTTTCCGGCCCGGTCCTTTATTAAAGGTCACCGGCGTTATTTTTGTTCTGTTCGGCCTCGCCCTGCTGGGCGGCGGCATCTGGCTGGCCACGCTCGGCGGCTCCTGGTACTACTTGCTGGCCGGCATAGGCATGCTGATCGCAGGCGTGCTCGTCTTCAAAGGCAAGCGCAGCGCGCAAGCCTTCATGGCGCTGCTGCTGATCGCCACCCTCATCTGGTCCGTGATTGAAGTGAAATTCGACTGGTGGCAATTGCTGCCGCGCCTCGATATCTGGTTTGTCGCCGCCGTCTGGCTGCTGCTGCCCTTCGTCAGCCGCCGCCTGGCCCCGCCTGCCGCCCAGAAACAGCCGCAAGCGGGCAAGACAGCCCTCTGCGCCGCCGTGGCCCTGACCGTCATCGCTGGCGTCATCGCCCTGTTCCAGGACTACCATGACCTGCATGGCGACGTGCCGGCCGAAAACATGGCCGCCACCGCCAGCGGCGACCTGGCGCCCGGCGTCGAGCACAACGACTGGTCCGCGTACGGCCGCTCCGGCTATGGCGACCGCTATGCGCCGGCCGCGCAAATCACGCCGGCCAATATTTCCGGCCTGAAAGAAGCCTGGACTTACCACACGGGCGACTTCAAGGGTCCGAACGACCCGGGCGAGATCGCCAACGAAGTCACGCCGCTGAAGGTCAATGACATGCTGTACCTGTGCACGCCGCACAATATCGTCATCGCCCTGAACCCGGATACGGGCAAGGAAATCTGGCGCCACGATCCGAAGATCAACCGCGATGCGGCCAGTTACCAGCACATGATCTGCCGCGGCGTGGCGTACTGGGACGTGAACGCGGGCCGCGCCAAAAACAACCCTGCCCCCGAAGCTGCCAGCATGGAATGCCCGCGCCGCATCCTGGCGCCGACCATGGATGGCACCATGATCGCCGTCAACGCCGATACGGGCGAGTCGTGCAAGAGCTTTGGCAACAACGGCGTCGTCAACCTGTATAAAAACATGGCCATGATCAAGCGCGGTTTCCTGATGCCAACGTCCCCACCGGCCGTGGCGCAAAACGTGGCCGTGATCGCCGCCAGCGTGACGGACAACCATTCGACGGAAGAGCCATCGGGCGTGATCCGCGGTTACGATCCCGTCACCGGCAAGCTGCTGTGGAACTGGGACCCGGCCACGCCGGAAGATACCAAGCCCTTCCCTGAAGGCAAGAACTACACCAACAATTCGCCCAATTCGTGGGGCGTGGCCAGCATCGATGAAAAGCTGGGCATGGTGTACATTCCGATGGGCAATGAAACCCCCGATACCTGGGGCGGCAACCGCAACAAGAATGGCGAGAAATTCAACAGCGCCATCGTCGCGCTGGACCTGGCGACGGGTAAAGTGCGCTGGGTGTACCAGACCGTGCACCACGATATCTGGGACATGGATATCGGCGGACAACCTTCGCTGGTCGACATCGACACGCCGAAAGGCAAAGTTCCCTCGGTTGTTGCCACGACGAAACGCGGCGACATCTATGTGATCGACCGCCGCGATGGCAGCCTGGTCGTGCCGGCGCCGGAAAAACCTGTGCCGACGAGCAATCCTGCCGCTGGCGACACCTTGTCGCCCACGCAGCCGTTCTCGGCCCTGACCTTCTTGCCTGAGCGCAATATCAGCGAAGCGGACATGTGGGGCACCACGCCGTTCGACCAGCTCGCCTGCCGCATCATCTTCAAGGAACGCCGCTATGAAGGCCCGTTCACGCCGCAAACGGCTGGCAAGGGCGCCGTCATCTCGCCGGGCCCGCTCGGTATCTTCGAATGGGGCGGCGCGGCCATCGACCCCGTGCGCCAATTGTTGATCGTCAACCCTGACTACATGGGCTTCCTGGAAAAACTCGTGCCACGCGCCGAAACGACGGCCAAGGGCGGCACGGGGGGCGAAATGGGCTTGCAGCCACAGACGGGCGTACCGTTCGCCGTGGAAATCAAGGCCTTTTTGTCACCGCTGGGCTTCCCATGCCAGGCACCGCCGTGGGGCTATGTGGCCGCCGTCGACCTGCGCACCATGAAAAAAGTGTGGATGCACAAGAACGGCACCACGCGCGACAGCGGTCCCGTGCCGATTCCATTGCCACTGGGCGTGCCCAGCCTGGGCGGCATGGTCACCACCGGTGGTGGCGTGACCTTCCTCAGCAGCACGCTCGACTACTACATCCGCGGCTACGATGTCAGCAACGGCAAAGTACTCTGGAAAGCGCGCCTGCCGGCCGGCGGCCAGGCTACGCCAATGAGCTATGTGTCGAACAAGTCGGGACGCCAGTTCGTCGTCGTCATGGCTGGCGGCCACGGTTCGCTGGGCACGAAGATGAGCGACACCCTGATCGCGTATGCCTTGCCCGAAGGCACTGCCGTACCGAAGAAGTAA
- the ppa gene encoding inorganic diphosphatase, which produces MSLNNVSSGRDLPNDFNVVIEIPMNADPIKYEVDKESGAIFVDRFMGTAMHYPCNYGYVPNTLSPDGDPVDVLVITPFPLIPGVVVRCRPIGVLKMTDESGEDAKVLAVPVDKVLSIYSHWQKPEDLNELRLRQIQHFFEHYKDLEKGKWVKIDGWYGPDVAKEEILNGVAAYKADAAKA; this is translated from the coding sequence ATGAGTTTGAATAACGTCTCTTCCGGCCGCGACCTGCCGAACGATTTCAACGTCGTCATCGAAATCCCGATGAATGCCGATCCGATCAAGTACGAAGTCGACAAGGAAAGCGGCGCGATCTTCGTCGATCGCTTCATGGGTACCGCCATGCATTACCCATGCAACTACGGCTACGTGCCGAACACCCTGTCGCCGGACGGCGACCCGGTTGACGTGCTGGTCATCACCCCGTTCCCGCTGATCCCGGGCGTGGTCGTGCGCTGCCGTCCTATCGGCGTGCTGAAAATGACCGACGAGTCGGGCGAAGATGCGAAAGTGCTGGCCGTGCCAGTCGACAAGGTCCTGTCGATCTACAGCCACTGGCAAAAGCCGGAAGATCTGAATGAACTGCGTTTGCGCCAGATCCAGCATTTCTTTGAGCACTACAAAGATCTGGAAAAAGGCAAATGGGTCAAGATCGACGGCTGGTATGGCCCTGACGTGGCCAAGGAAGAAATCCTGAACGGCGTCGCCGCCTACAAGGCAGATGCTGCAAAAGCATAA
- a CDS encoding uroporphyrinogen-III C-methyltransferase, whose translation MNEMPTLSEPNATPGGAVKTAPQAADQPAGRAPTLLEQLQKPMSIAVIVLAVLLAAQSWSTSKQIRNLREEVAKRLQKGDVSNAETGVLARNVQEGTKELQIKVGALENRQSETQSQQLALEQLYNDLSKNRDEWALTEIEQVLSTASQQLQLAGNVPGALIALQNADRSLSRSDKPQFITIRRAIGRDMEKLKALPSVDSTGVALRLDAVIAQIDALPMLSDETPALPAAPEKPGKAKAGAKPVRDASGKLVGPPAPEPLLQTVRDGFNTWSGDMWNDVRQLIRIRRVDTPEALMLSPTQSYFLRENVKLRLLNARMALLSRNETAFRNDLIAAQDALAKYFDTRAKSTQTAQALLRQVQGSNLAIEMPTLSDSLAAVRNYKAKS comes from the coding sequence ATGAACGAAATGCCTACACTCTCCGAACCGAATGCAACGCCTGGCGGCGCCGTGAAGACGGCGCCGCAGGCGGCCGACCAACCTGCTGGCCGCGCGCCGACGCTGCTCGAACAGCTGCAAAAGCCCATGAGCATCGCCGTCATCGTGCTGGCCGTGCTGCTGGCTGCGCAAAGCTGGTCGACCAGCAAGCAGATCCGCAACCTGCGCGAAGAAGTAGCCAAGCGCCTGCAAAAGGGCGATGTCAGCAACGCTGAAACGGGCGTGCTGGCGCGCAACGTGCAAGAAGGCACGAAAGAGCTGCAAATCAAGGTGGGCGCGCTGGAAAACCGCCAGAGCGAAACGCAAAGCCAGCAGCTGGCGCTGGAACAACTGTATAACGACTTGTCGAAGAACCGCGACGAGTGGGCGCTGACGGAAATCGAGCAAGTGCTGTCGACGGCCAGCCAGCAGCTGCAACTGGCCGGCAACGTGCCCGGCGCACTGATCGCCCTGCAAAACGCCGACCGCAGCCTGTCGCGTTCCGACAAGCCGCAATTCATCACCATCCGCCGCGCCATCGGGCGCGACATGGAAAAACTCAAGGCCCTGCCCAGCGTCGATTCGACGGGCGTGGCCCTGCGCCTCGATGCCGTGATCGCCCAGATCGACGCCTTGCCGATGCTGTCCGACGAAACGCCGGCCTTGCCGGCCGCGCCGGAAAAGCCTGGCAAAGCCAAGGCCGGGGCCAAGCCCGTGCGCGATGCCAGCGGCAAGCTGGTCGGACCGCCGGCGCCGGAACCGCTGCTGCAAACAGTGCGCGACGGCTTCAATACCTGGAGCGGCGACATGTGGAATGACGTGCGTCAATTGATCCGCATCCGCAGAGTCGATACGCCGGAAGCGCTGATGCTGTCGCCGACGCAGTCGTATTTCTTGCGGGAAAACGTCAAGCTGCGTCTGCTGAATGCCCGCATGGCCTTGTTGTCGCGCAATGAAACGGCATTCCGCAACGACTTGATCGCTGCGCAGGATGCGCTGGCCAAGTATTTCGACACCCGCGCCAAGAGCACGCAGACGGCGCAAGCCTTGCTGCGCCAGGTGCAGGGCAGCAACCTGGCCATCGAAATGCCAACCTTGTCCGACAGCCTGGCGGCTGTGCGCAACTACAAAGCGAAGTCCTGA